A window from Streptomyces sp. NBC_00271 encodes these proteins:
- the eccCa gene encoding type VII secretion protein EccCa has product MSHIVVKRPPRALPKEVPTDEVVLQAPPELPRGQQEGALMQLLPMLGMGGSVVFFFNPSAQPFMKIMGMVMVASTVAMGISMLVRYRRGNQGQMADMRRDYLRYLSQTRRTALETARAQRDAQYYLHPSPEQLWALVAEGSRVWERRTGDEDFGQVRVGLGPQALATPLFPPQTGPVDELEPLTAGAMQRFLATHGTLEDLPMAVSLRAFYHVTISGEPGTVRGTARAVAGSLASLHSPEDLVIAVATGRESAPWWEWAKWLPHAQAPGLTDGAGSIRLITTDPAQLEELLAPRLQGRPRFHPDGAPVPEQPHLVIVLDGVSLPPTSFLASPEGLQGVTVIEVVPGDLTTGRGDLSVIVQPKELRLESAHGMVYDGTPDVLSYEAAEALARQLAPLRMASGGDNDEPLLANLEFTDLLNLGDAASVDPKRTWRPRSQSERLRVPIGLGEDGRPVMLDLKEAAQEGMGPHGLCVGATGSGKSELLRTLVLGLAVTHSSETLNFVLADFKGGATFAGMAQMPHVAAVITNLADDLTLVDRMGDSIRGELNRRQEMLRDAGNYANIHDYEKARAAGAPLQPIPSLVLVIDEFSELLTAKPDFIEMFVQIGRIGRSLGVHLLLASQRLEEGRLRGLETYLSYRIGLRTFSAAESRAALGVPDAYELPNVPGSGFLKYGTDEMVRFKAAYVSGVYRTSSVQASLGGPLPMDRRPVLFTAAEVPVQYVAVPQQRQAAPDETDDALADTVLDVIVRRLEAQGPAAHQVWLPPLDSPPSLDTLLPGLAPVPGRGMTQPGYEGAGRLVVPVGIVDKPYEQRRDPLWVDFGGAAGHMQILGGPQSGKSTLLRSLVASFALTHTPHEVQFYGLDFGGGGLSAVAGLPHVGGVASRLDPEKVRRTTAEVYGVMTRREEYFRSAGISSIAEFRTRRARGDISMTDQPWGDVFLVIDGWGNFRTDYEALEPLVLDMAARGLGYGIHVILTASRSMEVRANLKDHLMNRLELRLGDPMDSEFDRKVAANVPTGVPGRGQTPQKQHFMAAVPRIDGLSSDTDLAEANTALATEVARHWQQPGAPEVRLLPREFAAHQLPSGDRFPNRGVSFALDEDNLEPVFVDFEQDPFFLVFGESESGKSNLLKLLIQRLTERYDGNSCKLFVVDNRRSLLGVTPPSHLAEYIPMSNQMQHHMDALADLMQRRTPTADVTAQQLRDRSWWSGPTVYVIVDDYDLVSTSSGNPLAGLTELLPFARDVGVRFIIARSTAGAGRAGYESFMQRIKELGAQGVVLAGDPAEGDLLGGVRPRPMPAGRGVFVSRKRGKPLVQVGLVADGDV; this is encoded by the coding sequence GTGAGCCACATCGTCGTCAAGCGCCCACCACGGGCGCTGCCGAAGGAAGTGCCCACGGACGAGGTCGTGCTGCAGGCGCCGCCGGAGCTTCCGCGCGGTCAGCAGGAGGGCGCCCTGATGCAACTCCTGCCCATGCTCGGCATGGGCGGGTCCGTCGTGTTCTTCTTCAACCCCTCGGCCCAGCCCTTCATGAAGATCATGGGCATGGTGATGGTGGCCTCCACGGTCGCGATGGGCATCTCCATGCTGGTCCGCTACCGGCGCGGCAACCAGGGGCAGATGGCCGACATGCGCCGCGACTACCTTCGCTATCTGTCACAGACCCGGCGCACGGCGCTGGAGACCGCGCGGGCCCAGCGCGATGCCCAGTACTACCTGCACCCTTCACCGGAGCAACTGTGGGCGCTGGTCGCCGAGGGCAGCCGGGTGTGGGAGCGGCGCACCGGTGACGAGGACTTCGGGCAGGTGCGGGTGGGCCTGGGCCCGCAGGCCCTGGCCACTCCGCTGTTCCCGCCGCAGACCGGGCCGGTGGACGAGTTGGAGCCGCTCACCGCGGGCGCCATGCAGCGATTTCTGGCCACGCACGGCACCCTCGAGGACCTGCCGATGGCGGTCTCGCTCCGGGCCTTCTACCACGTGACGATCAGCGGCGAGCCGGGCACCGTGCGGGGCACCGCGCGCGCTGTCGCCGGCTCCCTCGCCTCGTTGCACTCCCCCGAGGACCTGGTCATCGCCGTCGCCACCGGACGCGAGTCGGCACCGTGGTGGGAGTGGGCCAAGTGGCTGCCGCACGCACAGGCTCCGGGCCTCACGGACGGCGCGGGCAGCATCCGGCTGATCACGACCGACCCGGCACAGTTGGAGGAGCTGCTCGCTCCCCGCCTCCAGGGCCGCCCGCGCTTCCACCCCGACGGGGCCCCGGTTCCCGAGCAGCCGCATCTGGTGATCGTGCTCGACGGCGTCTCCCTGCCTCCCACGTCGTTCCTGGCCAGCCCCGAGGGCCTGCAGGGCGTGACGGTCATCGAGGTCGTTCCCGGGGACCTCACCACCGGACGCGGCGACCTCTCCGTCATCGTGCAGCCGAAGGAACTGCGCCTGGAGTCGGCGCACGGCATGGTCTACGACGGCACGCCGGATGTCCTCTCGTACGAGGCCGCGGAAGCGCTGGCCCGCCAACTGGCGCCGCTGCGCATGGCATCGGGCGGCGACAACGACGAACCACTGCTCGCCAACCTGGAGTTCACGGATCTGCTGAACCTGGGGGACGCGGCCTCCGTCGACCCGAAGCGGACATGGCGACCGCGCTCGCAGTCGGAGCGGCTGCGCGTGCCGATCGGTCTCGGCGAGGACGGCCGGCCCGTGATGCTGGACCTCAAGGAGGCGGCGCAGGAGGGTATGGGCCCGCACGGCCTGTGCGTCGGCGCGACCGGCTCCGGCAAGTCGGAGCTGCTGCGCACGCTGGTCCTCGGCCTCGCCGTCACCCACTCCTCCGAGACGCTGAACTTCGTCCTGGCGGACTTCAAGGGTGGCGCGACGTTCGCGGGCATGGCCCAGATGCCGCACGTAGCGGCCGTGATCACCAACCTCGCGGACGACCTGACCCTGGTCGACCGCATGGGCGACTCGATCCGCGGCGAGCTGAACCGCCGCCAGGAGATGCTCCGCGACGCCGGCAACTACGCGAACATCCACGACTACGAGAAGGCCCGCGCCGCCGGTGCCCCGCTGCAGCCGATTCCCTCGCTCGTCCTGGTGATCGACGAGTTCAGCGAACTGCTCACGGCGAAGCCGGACTTCATCGAGATGTTCGTGCAGATCGGCCGCATCGGCCGTTCGCTGGGCGTGCACCTGCTGCTCGCCTCGCAGCGCTTGGAGGAGGGCCGCCTGCGGGGGCTCGAGACCTACCTGTCGTACCGGATCGGCCTGCGGACGTTCTCGGCCGCGGAGTCGCGTGCCGCGCTCGGCGTGCCGGACGCCTACGAACTGCCGAACGTCCCGGGCTCCGGTTTCCTGAAGTACGGCACGGACGAAATGGTGCGCTTCAAGGCGGCGTACGTCTCTGGGGTGTACCGCACGAGTTCGGTGCAGGCGTCGCTCGGCGGGCCGCTCCCGATGGACCGCCGGCCCGTGCTGTTCACGGCGGCCGAGGTCCCGGTGCAGTATGTGGCGGTGCCCCAGCAGCGGCAGGCCGCTCCTGACGAGACCGACGACGCGCTGGCCGACACGGTGCTGGATGTGATCGTGCGGCGCTTGGAGGCGCAGGGCCCGGCCGCGCACCAGGTGTGGCTGCCTCCGCTGGACAGTCCGCCGTCGCTCGACACCCTGCTGCCCGGGCTGGCGCCGGTGCCCGGCCGGGGTATGACCCAGCCCGGCTACGAGGGCGCGGGCCGGCTCGTCGTTCCGGTCGGCATCGTCGACAAGCCGTACGAGCAGCGCCGCGACCCTCTCTGGGTGGACTTCGGCGGCGCGGCCGGCCACATGCAGATCCTCGGCGGCCCGCAGTCCGGCAAGTCGACACTGTTGCGCTCGCTCGTCGCGTCCTTCGCGCTCACGCACACCCCGCACGAAGTGCAGTTCTACGGGCTGGACTTCGGCGGTGGCGGCCTGTCGGCCGTGGCCGGTCTGCCGCACGTGGGCGGGGTGGCCTCGCGTCTGGACCCCGAGAAGGTGCGGCGTACGACGGCCGAGGTGTACGGCGTCATGACCCGCCGCGAGGAGTACTTCCGTTCCGCGGGCATCTCCTCGATCGCGGAGTTCCGCACGCGCCGCGCGCGGGGCGACATCTCGATGACCGACCAGCCCTGGGGCGACGTCTTCCTGGTCATCGACGGCTGGGGCAACTTCCGTACGGACTACGAAGCGCTGGAGCCGCTGGTTCTGGACATGGCGGCGCGCGGTCTGGGCTACGGCATCCATGTGATCCTCACCGCGTCGCGTTCCATGGAGGTCCGCGCGAACCTCAAGGACCACCTGATGAACCGCCTGGAGCTGCGGCTCGGCGACCCCATGGACTCCGAGTTCGACCGCAAGGTCGCGGCCAACGTGCCCACGGGCGTGCCGGGACGCGGCCAGACCCCGCAGAAGCAGCACTTCATGGCGGCGGTCCCGCGGATCGACGGCCTGTCCTCCGACACGGATCTGGCGGAAGCGAACACAGCCCTCGCGACCGAGGTCGCCCGCCACTGGCAGCAGCCCGGAGCCCCCGAAGTGCGGCTCCTGCCGAGGGAGTTCGCGGCGCACCAGCTCCCTTCCGGGGACCGGTTCCCGAACCGCGGTGTGTCCTTCGCCCTCGACGAGGACAACCTCGAGCCGGTGTTCGTGGACTTCGAGCAGGACCCGTTCTTCCTGGTCTTCGGCGAGAGCGAGTCCGGCAAGTCGAACCTGCTGAAGCTGCTCATCCAGCGCCTCACCGAGCGCTACGACGGCAACTCCTGCAAGCTGTTCGTGGTGGACAACCGCCGCTCGCTGCTCGGCGTGACCCCGCCCTCGCATCTGGCCGAATACATCCCCATGTCGAACCAGATGCAGCATCACATGGACGCCCTCGCCGACCTGATGCAGCGCCGCACGCCGACCGCGGACGTGACCGCGCAGCAACTGCGCGACCGCAGCTGGTGGAGTGGTCCCACGGTGTACGTGATCGTCGACGACTACGACCTGGTGTCCACGTCGAGCGGCAACCCCCTGGCCGGTCTCACGGAGCTCCTGCCGTTCGCCCGCGACGTCGGCGTCCGGTTCATCATCGCCCGCTCCACGGCGGGCGCGGGCCGCGCCGGCTACGAGTCCTTCATGCAGCGCATCAAGGAACTCGGGGCGCAGGGCGTGGTCCTCGCGGGCGATCCGGCCGAGGGCGATCTGCTGGGCGGCGTACGGCCGCGGCCGATGCCCGCCGGACGGGGTGTGTTCGTGTCGCGGAAGCGGGGGAAGCCGTTGGTTCAGGTCGGTCTGGTGGCGGACGGAGACGTGTGA
- the eccD gene encoding type VII secretion integral membrane protein EccD, with amino-acid sequence MMASAPAGATGGPGTGAPSGANMGFGFCRVTIVAPDSRIDVALPDDVPVADLHPEILRLSQQSPDEGAPVGYHLVRRDGTVLDSARSFAAQRILDGELLTLRPFSESLPPAVFDDVSEAVASAVTSDRSLWNGELTRAAGLVAGGILPALLAFVAWSSQIRHDMHSLQGILAGVSGILLATIACVRTRVYDDRGSAAALGLGALPNVAVAGSGLLPLSEGQGIGKLQFLLACAAVLVVSVVLTLVSPSGDGPFVAFVFASGIGLVTTFVAILAHLRPIETAAVCAPLSVCALAFLPGLSMRFARLPIGFEPPNPSRGGYAAGEPAPQDPVDAERVAAQARRGHELLVGLVGGCALVSVGASIVLGFSSNVWAQLLALATGIAMLMRAHLFRYTAQVVATLAAGLAALVFLGLGLALNPPRGYWRDALLGDTTALDIRSVWLVAAVGAAIALVTAIGLITPRRGLTPFWGRFLEIAESFVLLTLIPLALAVFDVYGQARAMTS; translated from the coding sequence ATGATGGCCTCCGCGCCGGCCGGCGCGACCGGCGGACCGGGCACCGGAGCCCCTTCCGGGGCGAACATGGGATTCGGCTTCTGCCGGGTCACCATCGTGGCCCCCGACAGCCGCATCGACGTGGCGCTGCCCGACGACGTGCCGGTCGCCGATCTGCACCCGGAGATCCTGCGCCTTTCCCAGCAGAGCCCCGACGAGGGCGCCCCCGTCGGCTATCACCTCGTACGACGTGACGGGACCGTCCTCGACAGCGCCCGGTCCTTCGCGGCGCAACGCATCCTCGACGGCGAACTGCTCACCCTGCGCCCGTTCTCCGAGTCGCTGCCGCCCGCCGTCTTCGACGACGTGTCCGAGGCGGTGGCCTCCGCCGTCACCAGTGACCGCTCCCTGTGGAACGGCGAGCTCACGCGCGCCGCCGGTCTCGTCGCGGGCGGCATCCTGCCCGCGCTGCTCGCGTTCGTGGCCTGGAGTTCCCAGATCCGGCACGACATGCACAGCCTCCAGGGCATCCTTGCCGGCGTCTCCGGAATCCTGCTGGCCACCATCGCGTGCGTGCGTACGCGTGTGTACGACGACCGGGGCTCCGCGGCCGCTCTGGGCCTGGGCGCACTGCCGAACGTCGCCGTGGCGGGCTCCGGACTGCTGCCGCTCTCCGAAGGGCAGGGCATCGGAAAGCTCCAGTTCCTGCTCGCCTGCGCGGCGGTCCTGGTCGTCTCCGTGGTGCTCACTCTGGTGTCGCCCAGCGGCGACGGCCCCTTCGTGGCGTTCGTCTTCGCCTCCGGGATCGGCCTGGTGACCACGTTCGTCGCGATCCTCGCCCACCTCAGGCCCATCGAGACGGCCGCCGTCTGCGCCCCGCTCTCCGTGTGCGCGCTCGCCTTCCTGCCGGGCCTGTCGATGCGCTTCGCGCGGCTGCCCATCGGTTTCGAACCGCCCAACCCTTCCCGTGGCGGTTACGCCGCGGGCGAGCCGGCCCCCCAGGACCCCGTCGACGCCGAGCGCGTCGCGGCCCAGGCCCGTCGTGGCCACGAACTGCTGGTGGGCCTGGTCGGCGGTTGCGCGCTCGTCTCCGTGGGCGCGTCGATCGTCCTCGGCTTCTCCAGCAACGTATGGGCGCAGCTCCTCGCTCTGGCGACCGGCATCGCCATGCTGATGCGAGCCCACCTGTTCCGCTACACCGCGCAAGTCGTCGCCACTTTGGCCGCCGGCCTCGCGGCCCTCGTCTTCCTCGGTCTCGGGCTCGCCCTGAACCCGCCCCGGGGCTACTGGCGCGACGCCCTTCTGGGTGACACCACCGCCCTCGACATCCGCAGCGTCTGGCTCGTGGCGGCGGTCGGCGCGGCCATCGCCCTGGTCACCGCCATCGGCCTGATCACCCCGCGGCGCGGCCTCACCCCGTTTTGGGGGCGCTTCCTGGAGATCGCCGAGAGCTTCGTCCTGCTCACCCTGATCCCGCTGGCCCTCGCCGTCTTCGACGTGTACGGGCAGGCGCGGGCGATGACCAGCTGA
- a CDS encoding DUF397 domain-containing protein, producing the protein MAEAADAAGVADKDIAAETDADVKARKERERDELYALDISDVEWHSAPGTEEHEERVEIAYLPEGAVAMRSSLDPGTVLRYTEAEWRAFVLGARDGEFDLEPGPRNGGLAAG; encoded by the coding sequence ATGGCCGAGGCAGCGGACGCAGCGGGCGTAGCGGACAAGGACATCGCGGCGGAGACGGACGCCGACGTCAAGGCGCGCAAGGAGCGGGAGAGGGACGAGCTCTACGCCCTGGACATCTCCGACGTCGAATGGCACAGCGCACCGGGCACGGAGGAACACGAGGAGCGGGTCGAGATCGCGTACCTGCCCGAGGGCGCGGTGGCCATGCGTTCCTCCCTCGACCCGGGCACGGTCCTGCGGTACACGGAGGCGGAGTGGCGGGCCTTTGTGCTGGGGGCGCGGGACGGGGAGTTCGATCTGGAGCCGGGGCCGCGCAATGGGGGGCTTGCGGCGGGGTGA
- the rpsO gene encoding 30S ribosomal protein S15: MSLDAATKKQLISEFGQKEGDTGSPEVQVAMLSRRISDLTEHLKTHKHDHHSRRGLLILVGQRRRLLQYLAKKDIQRFRALVDRLGIRRGAAGAK, encoded by the coding sequence GTGTCGCTCGACGCCGCTACGAAGAAGCAGCTCATCAGTGAGTTCGGTCAGAAGGAGGGCGACACCGGCTCCCCCGAGGTCCAGGTCGCCATGCTCTCGCGCCGCATCTCGGACCTGACCGAGCACCTCAAGACCCACAAGCACGACCACCACTCCCGTCGTGGTCTGCTGATCCTGGTCGGTCAGCGCCGCCGGCTGCTGCAGTACCTGGCCAAGAAGGACATCCAGCGCTTCCGTGCGCTGGTCGACCGCCTGGGCATCCGCCGCGGTGCGGCGGGCGCCAAGTAA
- a CDS encoding polyribonucleotide nucleotidyltransferase — MENETHYAEAVIDNGSFGTRTIRFETGRLAKQAAGSAVAYLDDDTMVLSATSASKKPKDNLDFFPLTVDVEERMYAAGKIPGSFFRREGRPSEDAVLTCRLIDRPLRPSFKKGLRNEIQVVATIMALNPDHLYDVVAINAASASTQLAGLPFSGPVGGVRVALINGQWVAFPTHTELEDAVFDMVVAGRVLEDGDVAIMMVEAEATEKTIQLVKGGAEAPTEEVVASGLDAAKPFIKVLCKAQSDLAAKAAKPTAEFPIFLDYEDDVLEALTAAVKSELAQALTIAGKQDREAELDRVKEIAAEKLLPQFEGREKEISAAYRALTKKLVRERVIKDKVRIDGRGVTDIRTLAAEVEAIPRVHGSALFERGETQILGVTTLNMLRMEQQLDTLSPVTRKRYMHNYNFPPYSVGETGRVGSPKRREIGHGALAERALVPVLPTREEFPYAIRQVSEALGSNGSTSMGSVCASTMSLLNAGVPLKAPVAGIAMGLISQEIDGQTHYVALTDILGAEDAFGDMDFKVAGTKEFVTALQLDTKLDGIPASVLAAALKQARDARLHILDVMMEAIDTPDEMSPNAPRIITVKIPVDKIGEVIGPKGKMINQIQEDTGAEITIEDDGTIYIGAADGPAAEAARATINGIANPTMPEVGERYLGTVVKTTTFGAFVSLLPGKDGLLHISQIRKLAGGKRVENVEDVLGVGQKVQVEIAEIDSRGKLSLIPVIEGEGDDDKKDDTDQ; from the coding sequence GTGGAGAACGAGACCCACTACGCCGAGGCCGTTATCGACAACGGTTCCTTCGGCACCCGCACCATCCGCTTCGAGACGGGCCGCCTGGCCAAGCAGGCCGCCGGCTCCGCCGTGGCGTACCTGGACGACGACACCATGGTGCTGTCGGCCACCAGTGCTTCCAAGAAGCCCAAGGACAACCTCGACTTCTTCCCCCTCACGGTGGACGTCGAGGAGCGGATGTACGCCGCAGGCAAGATCCCCGGCAGCTTCTTCCGCCGCGAGGGTCGTCCCTCCGAGGACGCCGTCCTCACCTGTCGTCTGATCGACCGCCCGCTGCGCCCGTCCTTCAAGAAGGGCCTGCGCAACGAGATCCAGGTCGTCGCCACGATCATGGCCCTCAACCCCGACCACCTGTACGACGTCGTGGCGATCAACGCCGCCTCCGCGTCCACGCAGCTGGCCGGTCTGCCCTTCTCCGGCCCGGTCGGCGGCGTCCGCGTCGCGCTGATCAACGGCCAGTGGGTCGCGTTCCCGACGCACACCGAGCTCGAGGACGCCGTCTTCGACATGGTCGTCGCCGGTCGCGTCCTTGAGGATGGCGACGTCGCGATCATGATGGTCGAGGCCGAGGCCACCGAGAAGACCATCCAGCTGGTCAAGGGCGGCGCCGAGGCGCCGACCGAGGAGGTCGTCGCCTCCGGCCTCGACGCCGCGAAGCCCTTCATCAAGGTGCTGTGCAAGGCGCAGTCGGACCTCGCCGCGAAGGCCGCCAAGCCGACCGCCGAGTTCCCGATCTTCCTCGACTACGAGGACGACGTCCTCGAGGCCCTGACCGCCGCGGTCAAGAGCGAGCTCGCCCAGGCGCTCACCATCGCCGGCAAGCAGGACCGCGAGGCCGAGCTGGACCGCGTCAAGGAGATCGCCGCCGAGAAGCTGCTCCCGCAGTTCGAGGGTCGCGAGAAGGAGATCTCCGCCGCGTACCGCGCGCTGACCAAGAAGCTGGTCCGCGAGCGCGTCATCAAGGACAAGGTCCGCATCGACGGCCGCGGCGTCACGGACATCCGTACGCTCGCCGCCGAGGTCGAGGCCATCCCGCGCGTGCACGGCTCGGCGCTGTTCGAGCGTGGCGAGACCCAGATCCTGGGCGTCACCACCCTCAACATGCTCCGCATGGAGCAGCAGCTGGACACCCTCTCCCCGGTGACCCGCAAGCGCTACATGCACAACTACAACTTCCCGCCGTACTCCGTCGGTGAGACGGGCCGTGTGGGCTCCCCGAAGCGCCGCGAGATCGGCCACGGCGCCCTCGCCGAGCGCGCGCTCGTGCCGGTCCTGCCGACCCGCGAGGAGTTCCCCTACGCGATCCGTCAGGTGTCCGAGGCCCTCGGCTCCAACGGCTCGACGTCCATGGGCTCGGTCTGCGCCTCCACCATGTCGCTGCTGAACGCCGGTGTGCCGCTGAAGGCCCCCGTCGCCGGCATCGCCATGGGTCTGATCTCCCAGGAGATCGACGGCCAGACGCACTACGTCGCCCTCACCGACATCCTCGGTGCGGAGGACGCCTTCGGCGACATGGACTTCAAGGTCGCCGGCACCAAGGAGTTCGTGACCGCCCTCCAGCTCGACACCAAGCTGGACGGCATCCCGGCCTCCGTCCTGGCCGCGGCCCTCAAGCAGGCCCGCGACGCCCGCCTCCACATCCTCGACGTGATGATGGAAGCGATCGACACGCCGGACGAGATGTCCCCGAATGCCCCGCGGATCATCACCGTCAAGATCCCCGTGGACAAGATCGGTGAGGTCATCGGCCCCAAGGGCAAGATGATCAACCAGATCCAGGAGGACACCGGCGCCGAGATCACGATCGAGGACGACGGCACCATCTACATCGGTGCCGCCGACGGCCCGGCCGCCGAGGCCGCCCGCGCCACGATCAACGGCATCGCCAACCCGACCATGCCGGAGGTCGGGGAGCGCTACCTGGGCACCGTCGTGAAGACGACGACCTTCGGTGCGTTCGTGTCGCTGCTCCCGGGCAAGGACGGTCTGCTGCACATCTCGCAGATCCGCAAGCTCGCCGGCGGCAAGCGCGTGGAGAACGTCGAGGACGTCCTCGGAGTGGGCCAGAAGGTCCAGGTCGAGATCGCCGAGATCGACTCCCGCGGCAAGCTCTCCCTGATCCCCGTGATCGAGGGCGAAGGCGACGACGACAAGAAGGACGACACCGACCAGTGA
- a CDS encoding M16 family metallopeptidase codes for MTSRSSTTTARTSSEARAVARTQTLIKGENGIGTVRKTTLPGGLRIVTETLPSVRSATFGIWAHVGSRDETPTLNGATHYLEHLLFKGTSRRSALDISSAIDAVGGEMNAFTAKEYTCYYARVLDTDLPLAIDVVCDMLTGSLIEQGDVDAERGVILEEIAMTEDDPGDCVHDLFAHTMLGDTPLGRPVLGTVDTVNALSADRIRRFYKKHYDPTHLVVACAGNVDHNKVVRQVRAAFEKAGALKESAVEPIAPRDGRRAIRTAGRVELLGRKTEQAHVVLGMPGLARTDERRWALGVLNTALGGGMSSRLFQEVREKRGLAYSVYSYTSGFADCGLFGVYAGCRPSQVHDVLKICRDELDQVAEHGLSDDEIGRAIGQLQGSTVLGLEDTGALMNRIGKSELCWGEQMSVDDMLVRIASVTPDEVRSVARDILGQRPSLSVIGPLKDKQASRLHDAVA; via the coding sequence GTGACGTCTCGTAGCTCCACGACGACGGCCCGCACCTCCTCGGAGGCGCGGGCCGTCGCCCGTACCCAAACCCTCATCAAGGGCGAGAACGGCATCGGTACGGTCCGTAAGACCACCCTCCCCGGCGGCCTGCGCATCGTCACCGAGACCCTCCCCTCCGTACGCTCGGCCACCTTCGGGATCTGGGCGCACGTCGGCTCCCGCGACGAGACGCCGACGCTGAACGGCGCCACGCACTACCTGGAGCACCTGCTCTTCAAGGGCACCTCCCGGCGCAGCGCCCTGGACATCTCCTCCGCCATCGACGCGGTCGGCGGCGAGATGAACGCGTTCACGGCGAAGGAGTACACGTGCTACTACGCGCGTGTGCTCGACACCGACCTTCCGCTCGCCATCGACGTCGTGTGCGACATGCTCACCGGCTCGCTGATCGAGCAGGGCGACGTGGACGCCGAGCGCGGCGTGATCCTCGAAGAGATCGCGATGACCGAGGACGACCCGGGCGACTGCGTGCACGACCTGTTCGCGCACACCATGCTCGGCGACACCCCCCTCGGTCGCCCGGTCCTCGGCACGGTCGACACGGTCAACGCCCTCAGCGCCGACCGCATCCGCCGCTTCTACAAGAAGCACTACGACCCGACGCACCTCGTGGTCGCCTGCGCGGGCAACGTCGACCACAACAAGGTCGTACGCCAGGTCCGCGCCGCCTTCGAGAAGGCCGGAGCCCTCAAGGAGAGCGCCGTCGAGCCGATCGCCCCGCGCGACGGCCGCCGCGCCATCCGCACCGCGGGCCGCGTGGAACTCCTCGGCCGCAAGACCGAGCAGGCCCATGTCGTTCTCGGCATGCCGGGCCTCGCCCGCACCGACGAGCGCCGCTGGGCCCTGGGCGTCCTGAACACCGCCCTGGGCGGTGGCATGTCCTCCCGCCTCTTCCAGGAGGTCCGCGAGAAGCGCGGCCTGGCCTACAGCGTGTACTCGTACACCTCGGGCTTCGCCGACTGCGGCCTCTTCGGCGTGTACGCGGGCTGCAGGCCGAGCCAGGTCCACGACGTGCTCAAGATCTGCCGCGACGAGCTCGACCAGGTCGCCGAGCACGGCCTCTCGGACGACGAGATCGGCCGCGCCATCGGTCAGCTCCAGGGCTCCACCGTCCTCGGCCTGGAGGACACCGGCGCGCTGATGAACCGTATCGGCAAGAGCGAGCTGTGCTGGGGCGAGCAGATGTCCGTCGACGACATGCTGGTCCGGATAGCGTCGGTCACCCCGGACGAGGTCCGTTCGGTCGCCCGCGACATCCTGGGACAGCGGCCCTCGCTGTCGGTCATCGGCCCGCTCAAGGACAAGCAGGCCTCCCGCCTGCACGACGCGGTCGCGTAA
- the dapB gene encoding 4-hydroxy-tetrahydrodipicolinate reductase encodes MSKLRVAVLGAKGRIGAEAVRAVEAAEDLELVAALSRGDELEALVATGTQVVVELTTPASVMGNLDFCVRHGIHAVVGTTGWTDERLAQLNTSLAASPETGVLIAPNFSIGAVLTMKFAEVAAPYFESVEVVELHHPNKVDAPSGTATRTAQLIAAARERAGSAPQPDATATALDGARGANVDGVPVHAVRLRGLLAHQEVLLGGEGETLTIRHDSLHHSSFMPGILLGVRRVVTAPGLTFGLEHFLDLG; translated from the coding sequence ATGAGCAAGCTGCGCGTGGCGGTCCTCGGTGCCAAGGGCCGGATCGGGGCCGAGGCGGTACGAGCCGTCGAGGCCGCCGAGGACCTGGAGCTGGTGGCCGCGCTGAGCCGCGGCGACGAGCTGGAAGCGCTGGTCGCCACCGGCACCCAGGTCGTGGTCGAACTGACGACCCCGGCCTCGGTGATGGGCAACCTCGACTTCTGCGTCCGGCACGGCATCCACGCCGTGGTCGGCACGACCGGCTGGACCGACGAGCGCCTCGCTCAGCTCAACACCTCGCTGGCCGCGTCCCCGGAGACGGGCGTGCTCATCGCGCCCAACTTCTCCATCGGGGCCGTACTGACCATGAAGTTCGCCGAGGTCGCCGCCCCGTACTTCGAGTCCGTCGAGGTCGTCGAGCTGCACCACCCGAACAAGGTGGACGCCCCCAGCGGCACCGCCACGCGCACCGCGCAGCTCATCGCCGCGGCCCGGGAGCGCGCGGGCAGCGCCCCGCAGCCCGACGCCACGGCGACCGCCCTGGACGGCGCCCGCGGCGCGAACGTCGACGGTGTCCCGGTGCACGCGGTCCGCCTGCGTGGGCTCCTCGCCCACCAGGAGGTCCTGCTCGGCGGCGAGGGCGAGACCCTCACCATCCGCCACGACTCCCTCCACCACAGCAGCTTCATGCCGGGCATCCTGCTCGGCGTCCGCCGCGTGGTGACCGCCCCGGGCCTCACCTTCGGCCTGGAACACTTCCTGGACCTCGGCTGA